One Helianthus annuus cultivar XRQ/B chromosome 7, HanXRQr2.0-SUNRISE, whole genome shotgun sequence genomic region harbors:
- the LOC110877084 gene encoding membrane protein of ER body 2, translating into MADAEHWQPEVEEGGEAGLKAIATIDALPDNGIASAVSSKEVADGNDLDKNGDAHVEDILEFDDIGSNVNGITNGSESSTSQVESRESSRNGGEVVEEEIVELEFEKVKPKLTTHSMHCPNCKSEITKVVLRRKVFITNRSQPEPEPEPEPEPNPGLIVGCLACLSLFTCSDDGCFNPFNIFRPRPDTTTSLASSPPAGEKGNGSGSCFSMFWVLRKEKTNPIPNNPQQSEPVNPHSIISPEQAEEPVKSIITRDQVQEPLYVNRQSVISPGLLQSHTFVPGTTSNTVKVSSEGPSLDIHESPKIDDAIIHVDDAGETISVAQPRGRPWLGSDGILLEILKSIVYGGLMEVIASLSVVASAAASDAATLSIVSLALASLAGGIFVIGHNLWDLRDDCYKENSSQESNNEATTKYKEVLGQVSYFPLHAFFAILSFVVFGMVPPVAYGYSFHETNDKDYTVIVVAIASLVCVSLLAIFKAYINKCTFLEYFKTVVYYITTAVSVSGVSYVAGNLITKLIEEYGFFDMNSGGGMSLFPHATISSLASV; encoded by the exons ATGGCTGATGCGGAACATTGGCAGCCAGAGGTGGAAGAAGGGGGGGAAGCTGGGTTGAAAGCTATCGCCACCATTGACGCCTTGCCTGACAATGGCATTGCATCTGCGGTTAGCTCTAAAGAAGTCGCCGATGGCAATGATCTGGACAAAAATGGAG ATGCACATGTTGAGGATATTTTGGAATTTGATGACATTGGTTCCAATGTTAATGGAATCACAAACGGAAGCGAAAGCAGTACTAGTCAAGTCGAAAGCAGAGAAAGCTCCAGAAACGGTGGAGAAGTAGTAGAAGAGGAAATAGTCGAGTTAGAGTTCGAAAAAGTGAAACCAAAGCTCACAACACATTCTATGCATTGTCCCAATTGCAAGTCTGAAATTACAAAAGTTGTTCTTCGTCGTAAGGTCTTCATCACTAATCGGTCCCAACccgaaccagaaccagaaccagaacctgAACCCAATCCGGGACTTATTGTTGGATGTTTAGCTTGCTTAAGTTTGTTCACTTGTTCAG ACGACGGATGTTTTAACCCATTCAACATCTTCCGACCAAGACCGGACACTACTACGAGTCTTGCATCTTCACCTCCTGCCGGAGAGAAAGGAAACGGCAGCG GATCATGTTTCAGCATGTTTTGGGTTCTCCGGAAGGAAAAAACCAACCCTATACCAAACAATCCTCAGCAATCAGAACCAGTGAATCCACATTCAATAATAAGTCCCGAACAAGCTGAAGAACCCGTGAAGTCCATTATAACTCGCGACCAAGTTCAAGAACCACTGTATGTGAATCGACAGTCGGTAATAAGTCCCGGTCTACTTCAATCTCATACATTTGTCCCAGGGACTACTTCCAATACCGTGAAAG TATCTTCTGAAGGTCCTTCTTTGGATATCCATGAGTCACCAAAAATTGATGATGCAATAATCCATGTTGACGATGCAGGAG AAACCATAAGTGTTGCACAACCTAGAGGAAGACCATGGCTTGGTTCTGATGGTATTCTTCTCGAGATCTTGAAGAGTATTGTTTATGGAGGTTTAATGGAGGTCATTGCAAGCTTAAGTGTTGTAGCATCCGCAGCTGCTTCTGATGCCGCAACAC TGAGCATCGTATCTTTGGCACTCGCAAGTCTTGCTGGTGGGATCTTCGTCATCGGACACAAT CTTTGGGACCTTAGAGACGATTGTTACAAGGAGAACTCAAGCCAAGAATCAAACAATGAAGCTACCACCAAGTACAAAGAGGTACTTGGACAAGTAAGCTATTTCCCATTACATGCTTTTTTCGCAATACTATCCTTTGTCGTGTTTGGGATGGTCCCACCAGTTGCATACGGGTACTCATTTCATGAGACCAATGACAAGGACTATACAGTCATAGTAGTTGCAATTGCTTCTCTCGTATGTGTATCGCTATTGGCAATATTCAAGGCTTACATCAATAAGTGCACATTTTTAGAGTACTTTAAGACCGTGGTGTACTATATTACTACCGCAGTATCAGTGTCAGGCGTGTCCTATGTTGCTGGAAATCTAATTACGAAGTTGATAGAGGAGTATGGATTTTTTGACATGAATTCGGGTGGTGGTATGTCTCTCTTCCCACATGCCACCATCTCGTCTCTAGCATCTGTCTGA